The Magnetospirillum sp. 15-1 genome has a window encoding:
- a CDS encoding ATP-binding protein, producing MRTVESGKAVIHSVARVRRMFSLGLAAVGFLWLFVIPAFEVWQRYSQARLEAEIRLGLVADRMSSFISANLDIWEFEGVRLPSVVSGVLRGGTNPPSRLAFIDQAGSVNEFPVSGEAGYFNLRIEDIVTDGRLPVGRVVMEVPLDDVLLPALLSGTIGLGSVGLLLLLARMVGRKALDRSLAVIEETTASLSRRIGELEEAKRQLAAHSAHLNMATQDITHVAMLTTHHLREPLRTILSYSQLLIRWHESGAEGDEAEGYVDFLKTGITRMQAQLKALSTYLGLRERPLASVPVALDDAFKVAARRLDNAVAVRLDDLPVVTTDAEMLADLLANLLAHVALCRRPDVGPAVHVQVRTREGNWEIRLADNGRPLAERDPDRMFHLLVHAEGGAMSAGLAAARLMAFLLGGALWAEDGEGGQGVVLCFTLPRRDREVPAGEGAAARIEALSSAGG from the coding sequence ATGCGGACCGTCGAGAGCGGCAAGGCGGTCATCCATTCCGTCGCCCGCGTCCGGCGAATGTTCTCCCTGGGGCTGGCGGCGGTGGGATTCCTGTGGCTGTTCGTCATTCCCGCCTTCGAGGTGTGGCAGCGCTACAGCCAAGCCCGTCTGGAGGCCGAAATCCGCCTCGGTCTGGTGGCGGATCGCATGTCGTCGTTCATCTCCGCCAATCTGGATATCTGGGAATTCGAGGGCGTTCGGCTTCCCTCGGTGGTGAGCGGCGTGCTGCGCGGCGGCACCAATCCCCCCTCGCGGCTGGCCTTTATCGATCAGGCCGGAAGCGTCAACGAATTTCCCGTGTCGGGCGAGGCGGGATACTTCAACCTGCGGATCGAGGATATCGTCACCGACGGCCGGCTGCCGGTGGGCCGGGTGGTGATGGAGGTCCCGCTGGATGACGTGCTGCTGCCTGCCCTGTTGTCGGGGACTATCGGGCTGGGGTCCGTGGGGTTGCTGCTGCTGCTCGCCCGCATGGTCGGCCGTAAGGCCTTGGACCGCTCGCTGGCCGTGATCGAGGAGACGACCGCCAGCCTGTCGCGGCGGATCGGGGAACTGGAAGAGGCCAAGCGGCAACTGGCCGCCCACTCGGCCCATCTCAACATGGCGACCCAGGACATCACCCATGTGGCCATGCTGACGACCCACCACCTGCGCGAGCCGCTGCGGACCATCCTGTCCTATTCCCAGCTTCTGATCCGCTGGCACGAGAGCGGCGCCGAGGGGGACGAGGCCGAGGGCTACGTGGACTTCCTCAAGACCGGCATCACCCGCATGCAGGCCCAGTTGAAAGCCCTGTCCACCTATCTCGGGCTGCGCGAGCGCCCGCTGGCATCGGTTCCCGTGGCCCTGGATGATGCGTTCAAGGTGGCGGCGCGACGGCTCGACAATGCGGTGGCGGTGCGGTTGGACGACTTGCCCGTCGTTACCACCGATGCCGAGATGCTGGCCGATCTGCTCGCCAATCTGCTGGCCCACGTGGCTCTATGCCGCCGCCCGGACGTCGGGCCGGCCGTTCATGTCCAGGTCCGGACTCGGGAAGGGAATTGGGAAATCCGTCTGGCCGACAACGGCCGGCCGCTGGCCGAGCGCGATCCGGACCGCATGTTCCATCTGCTGGTCCACGCCGAGGGCGGGGCCATGAGCGCCGGCCTCGCCGCGGCCCGCCTGATGGCCTTCCTGCTGGGCGGCGCCCTGTGGGCCGAGGATGGCGAGGGAGGCCAGGGGGTGGTTCTGTGCTTCACCCTGCCGCGACGGGATCGGGAGGTTCCGGCGGGCGAGGGGGCCGCCGCCAGGATCGAAGCGCTCTCCTCCGCCGGCGGCTGA
- a CDS encoding substrate-binding domain-containing protein — MLTLAVCLLALPAAAETVRAAGTGMGLALVRLLAEQYRREHPDAGVLVPQSVGTAGAVRGLASGKVDVGIMARSLRAGEVEGGVSIPICRTPLVFFINAGRKDVALSHRDLPALFGNSLPSFTGGEVRALLRPASDAGFIRLLEIYPDLAPMVTAARDARGANLALTDQDAMDAVEASHSLVAFGAFAPLLAEKRKLVAVPLDGVEPNVEALESGRYSHDVPVVLALAARPSAEARAFVEYARSPAAAALLRANGCLPAAGR, encoded by the coding sequence GTGTTGACTCTGGCGGTGTGCCTGCTGGCCCTGCCGGCCGCGGCGGAGACCGTACGGGCCGCCGGTACCGGCATGGGGCTGGCGCTGGTCCGTCTCCTGGCCGAGCAATACCGGCGGGAACATCCGGACGCCGGGGTTCTGGTCCCGCAAAGCGTCGGTACCGCCGGGGCGGTCCGGGGGCTGGCCTCGGGCAAGGTGGACGTGGGCATCATGGCCCGCTCCCTCAGGGCCGGCGAGGTGGAGGGCGGCGTCTCGATCCCCATCTGCCGCACTCCGCTGGTCTTCTTCATCAATGCCGGCCGCAAGGACGTGGCGTTGAGCCACCGCGACCTGCCGGCCCTGTTCGGCAATTCCCTGCCGTCCTTCACCGGCGGCGAGGTCAGGGCGCTGCTGCGTCCCGCCAGCGACGCCGGATTCATCCGCCTGCTGGAGATCTATCCCGATCTCGCCCCCATGGTGACGGCGGCGCGAGACGCCAGGGGCGCCAATCTGGCCCTGACCGATCAGGATGCCATGGATGCCGTCGAGGCCAGTCATTCGCTGGTGGCCTTCGGCGCCTTCGCGCCCCTGCTGGCCGAGAAGCGCAAGCTGGTGGCCGTGCCCCTGGACGGCGTCGAGCCGAATGTCGAGGCGTTGGAGAGCGGGCGCTATTCCCATGACGTGCCGGTGGTCCTCGCCCTGGCGGCCCGGCCCTCCGCCGAGGCGCGGGCCTTTGTCGAGTATGCGCGCTCGCCCGCCGCCGCCGCCCTGCTGCGCGCCAATGGTTGCCTGCCTGCGGCCGGCCGGTGA
- the aroQ gene encoding type II 3-dehydroquinate dehydratase: MVKNRPDPIISILNGPNLNMLGTRQPELYGKETLADIEAACRTHAATLGLVVEFSQTNIEGELVTRIQQCQRRAAGIVINAGAYTHTSIAILDALLAAEVPAIEVHLSNIHQRDSFRHHSYVAKAAKGMICGLGSHGYILALDALARLIKGNTEA, translated from the coding sequence ATGGTGAAAAACAGGCCCGATCCCATAATCAGCATTCTGAACGGTCCCAACCTCAATATGTTGGGCACCCGGCAGCCGGAGCTGTACGGGAAGGAGACCCTGGCCGATATCGAGGCCGCCTGCCGGACCCATGCCGCGACGCTGGGCCTGGTGGTGGAGTTCTCCCAGACCAACATCGAAGGCGAGCTGGTTACCCGCATTCAGCAATGCCAGAGGCGCGCCGCCGGCATCGTCATCAATGCCGGGGCCTATACCCACACCTCGATCGCGATCCTGGACGCCCTGCTGGCGGCCGAGGTCCCGGCCATCGAGGTTCACCTGTCCAACATTCACCAGCGGGATTCGTTCCGCCATCACTCTTACGTGGCCAAGGCGGCCAAGGGGATGATCTGCGGGCTGGGAAGCCACGGATACATCCTGGCGCTCGACGCGCTGGCCCGCCTGATCAAGGGAAATACAGAGGCATAA
- a CDS encoding acetyl-CoA carboxylase biotin carboxyl carrier protein subunit codes for MGNKTPIDSELVRTLAALLDETNLTEIEYGVGEMRIRVARQAAPVAVHHAAPAAVGHASAMPAQAAASDADHPGAVTSPMVGVAYLAPEPGAAKFVNPGDMVSEGQTIMLIEAMKTFNPIRAPRGGKLTRILVTDGQPVEFGEPLLIIE; via the coding sequence ATGGGCAACAAGACTCCCATCGACAGCGAACTGGTGCGCACCCTGGCCGCACTGCTGGATGAAACCAATCTCACCGAGATCGAATACGGCGTCGGCGAGATGCGTATCCGCGTCGCCCGCCAGGCGGCTCCGGTGGCCGTGCACCACGCCGCCCCGGCGGCCGTGGGCCATGCCTCGGCCATGCCGGCCCAGGCGGCGGCGTCGGACGCCGATCATCCCGGCGCGGTGACCTCGCCCATGGTGGGTGTCGCCTATCTGGCGCCCGAACCCGGCGCGGCCAAGTTCGTCAATCCCGGCGACATGGTCTCCGAGGGCCAGACCATCATGCTGATCGAGGCCATGAAGACCTTCAATCCCATCCGGGCGCCGCGCGGCGGCAAGCTGACCCGCATCCTGGTGACCGACGGCCAGCCGGTGGAATTCGGCGAGCCCCTGCTGATCATCGAATAG
- the accC gene encoding acetyl-CoA carboxylase biotin carboxylase subunit, with product MFEKVLIANRGEIALRIHRACREMGIRTVAVHSTADNDAMHVRLADEAVCIGPPAARDSYLNKAAILSAASITGADAIHPGYGFLSENADFAQMVEEHGFVFIGPTPDHIRMMGDKITAKQAVKDAGIPVVPGSDGSVDTEETALEVAAGIGYPVLIKATAGGGGKGMKVARNAEELVESWKLARNEAKAAFGNADVYMEKYLGHPRHIEMQILADNYGAVVHLGERDCSLQRKHQKVLEEAPSPALNADQRARIGKIACDAIAKLGYRNAGTIEFLYENGEFYFIEMNTRLQVEHPVTEAITGIDLVREQIRIAAGAPLGYTQADVRFAGHALECRVNAEDPVTFVPCPGRIEGYHAPGGLGVRVDSGLYAGYRIPPHYDSMIAKLIVYGNTRNEALMRLKRALGEYVIEGVKTTLPLHNRLVQDADFVNGDYDIHWLEKFVAQHS from the coding sequence ATGTTCGAGAAGGTCCTCATCGCCAACCGGGGCGAGATCGCACTCAGGATCCATCGCGCCTGCCGCGAGATGGGCATCCGCACCGTGGCGGTGCATTCCACCGCCGACAACGACGCCATGCATGTGCGCCTCGCCGACGAGGCCGTCTGCATCGGGCCGCCCGCCGCCCGCGATTCCTACCTGAACAAGGCGGCGATCCTGTCGGCGGCCTCCATCACCGGGGCCGACGCCATTCATCCCGGCTACGGCTTTTTGTCCGAGAACGCCGACTTCGCCCAGATGGTCGAGGAGCACGGCTTCGTGTTCATCGGTCCGACGCCCGACCACATCCGCATGATGGGCGACAAGATCACCGCCAAGCAGGCCGTCAAGGACGCAGGCATTCCGGTGGTTCCCGGCTCGGACGGCTCGGTCGACACCGAGGAGACGGCCCTCGAAGTGGCGGCCGGCATCGGCTATCCCGTGCTGATCAAGGCCACCGCCGGTGGCGGCGGCAAGGGCATGAAGGTGGCCCGCAACGCGGAAGAACTGGTCGAATCGTGGAAGCTGGCCCGCAACGAGGCCAAGGCCGCCTTCGGCAACGCCGACGTCTACATGGAGAAGTATCTCGGCCATCCCCGGCACATCGAGATGCAGATCCTGGCCGACAATTACGGCGCCGTGGTGCATCTGGGCGAGCGCGACTGCTCGCTGCAGCGCAAGCACCAGAAGGTTCTCGAGGAGGCCCCCTCGCCGGCGCTGAACGCCGATCAGCGGGCCCGTATCGGCAAGATCGCCTGCGACGCCATCGCCAAGCTGGGCTATCGCAACGCCGGCACCATCGAATTCCTCTACGAGAACGGCGAGTTCTACTTCATCGAGATGAACACCCGCCTGCAGGTGGAGCATCCCGTCACCGAGGCCATCACCGGCATCGATCTGGTCAGGGAGCAGATCCGCATCGCCGCCGGCGCGCCGCTGGGCTACACCCAGGCCGATGTGCGCTTTGCCGGCCACGCCCTGGAGTGCCGCGTCAATGCCGAGGACCCGGTGACCTTCGTCCCCTGCCCCGGACGCATCGAGGGCTACCATGCCCCCGGCGGTCTCGGCGTGCGGGTGGATTCGGGGCTCTATGCCGGCTATCGCATTCCGCCCCATTACGACTCGATGATCGCCAAGCTGATCGTCTACGGCAACACCCGCAACGAGGCGCTGATGCGGCTAAAGCGGGCACTGGGCGAGTACGTGATCGAAGGCGTCAAGACCACCCTGCCGCTGCACAACCGGCTGGTCCAGGACGCCGATTTCGTCAATGGCGATTACGATATCCACTGGCTGGAGAAGTTCGTGGCGCAGCACTCCTGA
- a CDS encoding FeoC-like transcriptional regulator: MTLVEVKAYLMERHRAGLGEIATHFDTSPDTIRQMLGQWIAKGRVRKVDNGSCAAGCHCAIRHDEIYEWVRPGL, encoded by the coding sequence ATGACCCTGGTCGAGGTGAAAGCCTATCTGATGGAGCGTCATCGCGCCGGCCTGGGCGAGATCGCCACCCACTTCGATACCTCGCCCGATACCATCCGGCAGATGCTGGGGCAGTGGATCGCCAAGGGCCGGGTCAGGAAGGTGGACAACGGTTCCTGCGCCGCCGGATGCCATTGCGCCATCCGCCACGACGAGATCTACGAATGGGTCCGGCCCGGCCTGTGA
- the feoB gene encoding Fe(2+) transporter permease subunit FeoB: protein MAHVVAVVGNPNCGKTTLFNALTGSTQQVGNWPGVTVEKKVGTYHRDGQEYDLVDLPGIYMIGGISKGSEDERVSRDYILSGEPEVVVNIVDAYNLERNLYLTAQLLEMRVPLVVAVNMMDLAEKSGIHIDVEALSRALDCPVVPVIASRRRGLDGLKAAIADACRARHVPAVQPPHAEAVAAARGALAPHLAEAAARAKVDAAWAALKLIEGDSFAEAMAEGRLDAEIEAHRAEIETRCGEEADIIIADGRYTFIGGVMRSCVQQSRKVSLALTRRIDKVVLNRFLGVPVFLAAMYLMFLFTIKVGGAFIDFFGQATEALVIDGSAVALGMIGAPEWLVAVVSGGIGSGIKTVATFIPIIGSLFLFLSFLEDSGYMARAAFVMDRAMRAIGLPGKSFVPLIVGFGCNVPAIMATRTLESRRDRVLTIMMAPFMSCGARLPVYALFAAAFFAESGQNIVFSLYLVGIVFAVGTGLILKGTLLRGEASPFVLELPPYHLPTARTVVMQAWQRLSEFIFRAGQFIVPLVTVLSVLNAVGTDFSFGKENSRDSVLAAVSRAITPIFHPIGLSDDNWPAAVGLFTGVFAKEAVVGTLNALYTQVGAEDSGARAEEEAKGGIGDKLMAAAATVPVKLSKLAESLGDPLGIDLSFTGSSAEAAAELKVKDGVFGAMVARFDGAAGALAYMVLILLYTPCVASLGAIRQEAGAGWTAFAVGWTSLLGYSASVACYQAATFARHPAGSAVWLAACVLAPLSAVGLMWLVARGRDRRLAAVSPAQ, encoded by the coding sequence ATGGCTCATGTGGTCGCCGTCGTCGGCAATCCCAATTGCGGCAAGACGACGCTGTTCAACGCCCTGACCGGCTCCACCCAGCAGGTGGGCAACTGGCCGGGCGTCACCGTCGAGAAGAAGGTCGGCACCTATCACCGCGACGGCCAGGAATACGATCTGGTCGACCTGCCCGGCATCTACATGATCGGCGGCATCTCCAAGGGGTCCGAGGACGAGCGGGTGTCGCGCGACTACATCCTGTCCGGCGAGCCGGAGGTGGTGGTCAATATCGTCGACGCCTACAATCTCGAGCGTAACCTCTACCTGACCGCCCAGTTGCTGGAGATGCGGGTTCCGCTGGTGGTGGCCGTCAACATGATGGATCTGGCGGAAAAGAGCGGCATCCACATCGACGTCGAGGCCCTGTCCCGCGCCCTGGACTGTCCGGTGGTGCCGGTCATCGCCAGCCGGCGCCGCGGGTTGGACGGCCTGAAGGCGGCCATCGCCGATGCCTGCCGCGCTCGCCATGTGCCTGCCGTCCAGCCTCCCCACGCCGAGGCGGTGGCAGCGGCACGCGGCGCGCTGGCGCCCCACTTGGCCGAGGCGGCCGCCCGCGCCAAGGTGGACGCGGCCTGGGCGGCGCTGAAACTGATCGAAGGCGACAGCTTCGCCGAAGCCATGGCCGAAGGCCGGCTGGATGCCGAAATCGAGGCGCATCGCGCCGAGATCGAGACCCGCTGCGGCGAAGAGGCCGACATCATCATCGCCGACGGGCGCTACACCTTCATCGGCGGGGTGATGCGGTCCTGCGTGCAGCAGTCGCGCAAGGTGTCGCTGGCCCTGACCCGGCGTATCGACAAGGTGGTGCTCAACCGCTTCCTCGGCGTGCCGGTGTTCCTGGCCGCCATGTATCTGATGTTCCTGTTCACCATCAAGGTGGGTGGCGCCTTCATCGACTTCTTCGGTCAGGCGACCGAGGCCCTGGTCATCGACGGCAGCGCCGTGGCCCTGGGGATGATCGGCGCCCCGGAATGGCTGGTGGCGGTGGTGTCGGGCGGTATCGGCAGCGGCATCAAGACGGTGGCCACCTTCATTCCCATTATCGGTTCGCTGTTCCTGTTCCTGTCGTTCCTGGAGGATTCGGGCTACATGGCCCGCGCCGCCTTCGTCATGGACCGCGCCATGCGGGCCATCGGCCTGCCGGGCAAGTCCTTCGTGCCGCTGATCGTCGGCTTCGGCTGCAACGTGCCGGCCATCATGGCCACCCGTACCCTGGAAAGTCGCCGCGACCGGGTACTGACCATCATGATGGCGCCGTTCATGTCGTGCGGCGCCCGGCTGCCGGTCTATGCCCTGTTCGCCGCCGCCTTTTTCGCCGAGAGCGGCCAGAACATCGTCTTCTCCCTCTATCTGGTGGGCATCGTCTTCGCGGTGGGCACCGGCCTGATCCTCAAGGGCACTCTGCTCCGGGGCGAGGCCTCGCCCTTCGTCCTGGAACTGCCGCCCTACCACCTGCCCACCGCCCGCACCGTGGTGATGCAGGCCTGGCAGCGGCTGTCCGAGTTCATCTTCCGCGCCGGGCAATTCATCGTGCCGCTGGTGACGGTGCTGAGCGTGCTCAACGCCGTGGGCACCGATTTCAGCTTCGGCAAGGAGAACAGCCGGGATTCGGTGCTGGCCGCCGTCAGCCGGGCCATCACCCCGATCTTCCACCCCATCGGCCTGTCCGACGACAACTGGCCGGCGGCGGTGGGGCTGTTCACCGGCGTTTTCGCCAAGGAAGCGGTGGTGGGAACCCTCAACGCCCTCTACACCCAGGTGGGAGCCGAGGATAGCGGCGCCCGCGCGGAGGAGGAGGCCAAGGGCGGTATCGGCGACAAGCTCATGGCGGCGGCGGCGACCGTGCCCGTCAAGCTTTCCAAGCTGGCCGAATCGCTGGGCGATCCCTTGGGCATCGATCTGTCCTTCACCGGGTCCTCGGCCGAGGCCGCCGCCGAACTGAAGGTCAAGGACGGCGTATTCGGCGCCATGGTCGCCCGCTTCGACGGTGCGGCGGGAGCCCTGGCCTACATGGTGCTGATTCTGCTTTATACCCCCTGCGTGGCGTCCCTGGGCGCCATCCGCCAGGAGGCGGGCGCGGGGTGGACGGCCTTTGCCGTCGGCTGGACGTCGCTGCTGGGCTATTCCGCCTCGGTGGCCTGCTATCAGGCCGCCACCTTCGCGCGCCACCCGGCCGGCTCGGCTGTGTGGCTGGCCGCCTGCGTCCTGGCACCCCTGTCGGCGGTGGGCTTGATGTGGCTGGTGGCGCGGGGCCGCGACCGCCGTCTCGCCGCCGTTTCTCCCGCCCAATAG
- a CDS encoding FeoA family protein, which produces MDVSLQDMKPGDSARVVGFTKGERDYRQRLLAMGLTPGAVFSVTRVAPMGDPVEITVRNFTLTLRKHEAAILKAVRA; this is translated from the coding sequence ATGGACGTTTCGCTGCAAGACATGAAGCCCGGTGACTCGGCCCGTGTGGTCGGCTTCACCAAGGGCGAGCGGGACTACCGCCAGCGGCTGCTCGCCATGGGGCTGACCCCCGGCGCGGTGTTCTCGGTGACCCGCGTGGCGCCCATGGGCGATCCGGTGGAGATCACCGTGCGTAACTTCACCCTGACGCTGCGTAAGCACGAAGCCGCCATCCTGAAGGCGGTCAGGGCCTGA
- a CDS encoding methyltransferase domain-containing protein: MSNKAGWIDYWDGDVSVYTGARHLEAHYRELFAGIEPLLPAAPFTLLDFGCGEALMAPDIVARGGRVFLYDAAGGRRPRLRQRYSHLDGIMVPDDLSVLDGVCDVALLISVIQYIPREGLPALLGQLHRVLKPGGKLIIGDILSPANSVVGDVAALLRFAWREAFLLEAARGLLRTLNSNYHQRRKTLGLSSYGVEEIGACLDAAGFDMTPLAANVGHARHRRSVLARRRG, translated from the coding sequence ATGAGCAACAAGGCAGGCTGGATCGATTACTGGGATGGCGATGTCTCGGTTTATACCGGAGCACGCCACCTTGAAGCCCATTACAGGGAATTGTTTGCGGGAATCGAGCCGCTGCTTCCCGCCGCTCCCTTCACCCTGCTGGATTTCGGTTGCGGCGAGGCGCTGATGGCGCCCGACATCGTCGCCAGGGGCGGGCGGGTCTTCCTCTATGACGCGGCCGGCGGCCGGCGGCCCAGGCTGCGCCAGCGCTACTCCCACCTGGACGGCATCATGGTGCCCGACGATCTGTCGGTGCTGGACGGGGTGTGCGACGTGGCGCTGCTCATCTCGGTGATCCAGTATATCCCGCGCGAAGGACTGCCGGCCTTGCTGGGGCAATTGCACCGGGTGCTCAAGCCGGGTGGCAAGCTGATCATCGGCGACATCCTCAGCCCGGCCAACAGTGTCGTCGGCGATGTCGCCGCCCTGCTGCGCTTCGCCTGGCGCGAGGCTTTTCTGCTCGAGGCGGCGAGGGGGCTGCTGCGTACCCTCAATTCCAACTATCACCAGCGGCGCAAGACCCTCGGACTGTCCTCCTACGGCGTCGAGGAAATCGGGGCCTGCCTGGATGCGGCGGGGTTCGACATGACTCCCCTGGCCGCGAATGTCGGTCACGCCCGGCACCGGCGCTCGGTATTGGCCCGCCGGCGGGGGTGA
- a CDS encoding glucosamine-6-phosphate deaminase: MRVLIEPDAQSVATRAASLVESLVRARPDCVMGLAAGATPLAMYAELTDQRRSLDFSRTTIFGLDEYLGLGAEHPASCARTLRAHFIDRAGIPPSRIHLLDGTAQGDLSAYCAAYEDRITAVGGLDLQILGLGVNGHIGFNEPGCGLAGRTRLVGLRRSTRRTNAPIFAPAEVPDAALTTGIGTILGARRIILLATGPAKADAVVKMIEGPVSALVPASALQLHPDAVVVLDEAAAAGLALAEDYRDEAEILLDRGGITAL, from the coding sequence GTGCGGGTATTGATCGAACCCGATGCGCAATCCGTCGCGACACGGGCGGCATCACTGGTGGAAAGCCTGGTCCGCGCCCGACCCGATTGCGTCATGGGTCTGGCGGCGGGGGCGACACCCCTCGCCATGTACGCCGAGCTGACCGACCAGCGGCGGTCCCTGGACTTCTCGCGCACCACCATCTTCGGCCTGGACGAGTATCTGGGCCTCGGCGCCGAACACCCCGCCAGTTGCGCCCGGACGCTGCGCGCCCATTTCATCGACAGGGCCGGGATACCGCCGTCGCGGATTCATCTGCTGGACGGTACGGCCCAGGGCGACCTGTCCGCCTATTGCGCCGCCTACGAGGACCGCATCACAGCGGTGGGCGGGCTGGATCTGCAGATTCTCGGCCTGGGGGTCAACGGCCATATCGGCTTCAACGAGCCCGGCTGCGGTCTGGCCGGCCGGACCCGGCTGGTGGGGCTGCGCCGCAGCACGCGCCGGACCAACGCGCCCATCTTCGCGCCCGCCGAGGTGCCCGACGCGGCGCTGACCACCGGAATCGGCACCATCCTGGGCGCCCGGCGCATCATCTTGCTGGCCACCGGACCGGCCAAGGCCGACGCCGTGGTCAAGATGATCGAGGGGCCGGTCTCGGCCCTGGTCCCCGCCTCCGCCCTGCAACTCCACCCCGATGCGGTGGTGGTGCTGGACGAGGCGGCGGCGGCCGGACTGGCATTGGCCGAGGATTACCGGGACGAGGCGGAAATCCTGCTGGATCGGGGCGGCATCACCGCCCTCTAG
- a CDS encoding alpha-glucosidase/alpha-galactosidase codes for MKNITKIAFLGAGSMSFGLSTFRDMFSSDTLAGSTLVLVDHNPEALARMKALAERMNADGKAGMIIESTTDRRAAFDGASVVINSVAIDRMRLWKHDFEIPKKYGIRQTLGENGGPGGLFFTMRTLPLIFDITRDMEEMCPNALFLNFSNPESRIVLALGKYSPIKSMGLCHGIFMARGALCHITGQSWHDTECWGIGLNHFQWMLQFRNRWTGQDLYPLLREKEPTFDPGFQPFSRKMFNIYGLWPSCSDDHMGEYLAFGWEGGEHGHDYDGDARERVQLQQDIEGVLAGGPLPDEWKHSVGERTNVVVDGIINNRHHYLESAVLMNNGTIPNLPPDLAVEVPAIVDAAGVHPVSLGPLPEPVQKLALVQAGVQQLSVEAAVHASKELALQALLADPVVNSSDAAVKLLDELWEINRPYIRKCV; via the coding sequence ATGAAAAACATCACCAAGATCGCCTTTCTCGGCGCCGGCAGCATGTCGTTCGGCCTTTCCACCTTCCGCGACATGTTCTCGTCGGACACCCTGGCCGGTTCCACCCTGGTCCTGGTCGACCACAATCCGGAAGCCCTGGCCCGCATGAAGGCCCTGGCCGAGCGCATGAACGCCGACGGCAAGGCCGGCATGATCATCGAAAGCACCACCGACCGCCGCGCCGCCTTCGACGGGGCGAGCGTGGTGATCAACTCGGTGGCCATCGACCGCATGCGGCTGTGGAAGCACGACTTCGAAATCCCCAAGAAGTACGGCATCCGCCAGACCCTGGGCGAGAACGGCGGACCGGGCGGACTGTTCTTCACCATGCGCACCCTGCCGCTGATCTTCGACATCACGCGAGACATGGAGGAGATGTGCCCCAACGCCCTGTTCCTCAACTTCTCCAACCCGGAAAGCCGCATCGTCCTGGCGCTGGGCAAGTACAGCCCCATCAAATCCATGGGACTGTGCCACGGCATTTTCATGGCCAGGGGCGCGCTGTGCCACATCACCGGCCAGTCCTGGCATGACACCGAGTGTTGGGGGATCGGCCTCAATCATTTCCAATGGATGCTGCAGTTCCGCAACCGCTGGACCGGCCAGGACCTCTATCCCCTGCTGCGCGAGAAGGAGCCCACCTTCGACCCCGGCTTCCAGCCGTTCAGCCGCAAGATGTTCAACATTTACGGCCTGTGGCCCAGTTGCAGCGACGACCATATGGGCGAGTATCTGGCCTTCGGCTGGGAAGGCGGCGAGCACGGCCACGATTACGACGGCGACGCGCGCGAGCGGGTCCAGCTTCAGCAGGATATCGAGGGCGTCCTGGCCGGCGGCCCGCTGCCCGACGAGTGGAAGCACTCGGTGGGCGAGCGCACCAACGTGGTGGTGGACGGCATCATCAACAACCGCCACCACTACCTGGAATCGGCGGTGCTGATGAACAACGGCACCATCCCCAACCTGCCGCCCGACCTGGCGGTGGAGGTCCCGGCCATCGTCGATGCGGCCGGCGTGCATCCGGTCTCCCTGGGACCGCTGCCCGAACCGGTGCAGAAGCTGGCCCTGGTCCAGGCCGGCGTGCAGCAATTGTCGGTGGAGGCCGCCGTTCACGCCTCCAAGGAACTGGCGCTGCAGGCCCTGCTGGCCGATCCGGTGGTCAATTCCTCGGACGCCGCCGTCAAGCTGCTGGACGAATTGTGGGAGATCAACCGGCCCTATATCCGCAAATGCGTGTGA